The genomic region ACATCGTCCCAGCGATTGCGGAGGTAGCGCCATGATGCCCTTCACCTACGAACGCGCCAGCGACGCGGCCAGCGCCGTAGCGCGGCTGGCCCAGGCGCCGACGGGGGTCTTCCTGGGCGGCGGAACGAACCTCATTGACCACATGAAGCTAGGCGTCGCCCAGCCGGACCTGCTGGTTGACATTACCCATCTGCCCTACAACCGTATCGAGCCGCTTCCCGACGGGGGTGTCAGGATTGGGGCGCTGGTGCGTAACAGCGACCTGGCGGCTGACCACACAATTCGCCAGCACTATCCTGTACTCGCACAGGCATTGCTTGATGGAGCCTCTGGTCAACTGCGCAACCTGGCAACGATGGGCGGGAACCTGCTCCAGCGCACGCGCTGCGTCTACTTCCAGGATGTCTCCAAGCCCTGCAACAAGCGCGTACCGGGGAGCGGCTGTCCAGCGCGAGCGGGCTATCACCGCGAGCTGGCTATTCTAGGAGCTTCGGAGGCGTGTATTGCCACGCATCCCTCGGATATGGCCGTCGCGCTGGCCGCGCTCGACGCCATCGTGCGCGTGCAAGGAGTGAGCGGCGAACGGGCGATCCCGCTCGTGAACTTCTACCGCCTGCCGGGCGCCGACCCACAGCGCGATACCGTTTTGACGCATGGCGAATTGATTACGGCCATTGATCTCCCGCCGCTGTCGTTCGCGGCGCGCTCGCGCTATCGCAAGGTCCGTGACCGCGCGTCGTATGCCTTCGCGCTCGTCTCGGTGGCTGCGGCGCTTGATGTCGCTGACGGCACAGTACGCGACGTGCGCCTCGCGCTCGGTGGCGTAGCGCATATGCCCTGGCGAGCGAAGAAGGCCGAAGCCATGCTGCGCGGCGCACCAGCCAGCGAAGAGACGTTCCAGCGGGCTGCCGAGGCTGAGTTGGCCGCTGCGCAGCCCTTGCCCGGCAACGCCTTCAAGGCGCCGCTCGCGCGCAATATCCTGGTGCGCATGCTGCTTGACTTAACAGAGGAGAACCGATCATGACCCTTGGTGTGCAACTCCCACCCCGCGCTATTGGCGCCTCGCTGGACCGCATTGATGGTCCGCTGAAAGTGACCGGCGCGGCCAAATATGCCTACGAGTATCCGGTCGAGGGCATTACCTACGTCTTCCCAGTCCAGAGTACCATTGCCAGGGGCCGCGTCGTGTCGTTCGATGCAAGCGCCGCGCGGGCGCTGACTGGAGTCGTCACCATCCTATCGCACGAGAACGCCACCCGGCTGGCAGCCCTCGATGACGCCGGACTGGCGGTCTTCCAATCGGATGCCATCGCCTATCGTGGGCAGTTCGTCGCTGCGGTCGTCGCTGAGACGTTGGAGGTTGCGCGACAGGCTGCGAGCCTCGTCGCTGTCCGCTACGAGGAGCAGCCACATGATGTGGAACTGCGCGCCGACCGCAGCGATCTGTATAAGCCAGAGAACATCAGCGGTCTCTACGAGACGGATACCACCCAGGGCGCTGTCGAAACGGCGCTGGCCTCGTCGCCCATCTCGCTTGACCACACCTATACGACACCCGCCGAACACAACAACCCACTCGAACCACACGCGACGCTGGCGGTCTGGAGCGACAACAGCGTGACCCTCTACGATGCGAACCAGGGGGCAGACGGGATACGCGATGATGTTGCCAGGGCGTTCAGATTGCCTCCTGAGCAGGTGCGCGTGATCGCGCCCTATGTCGGCGGGGCGTTCGGTTCCAAGGCGCTCACCCACCCACATGTGATGCTTACCGTGATGGCGGCGCAGAGAGCAGGGCGACCCGTGAAGTTAGCCCTCACCCGGCAACAGATGTTCGCCCTGGTCGGCTATCGCACGCCGACGATCCAGCGCGTGCGGCTAGGCGCTGACCGCAACGGCCAGCTTACGGCCATTGCGCACGATGTCGTTGAGCAAACCTCAACACTCCATGAGTTTGCCGAGCCAACCGCCGTGGCGACGCGGATGATGTATGCGGCGCCGAATCAGCGGACCACGCATCGGGTGGCGCGGCTCGACCTTCCAGCCAATTCGTGGATGCGCGCGCCGGGCGAGTGTCCGGGTATGTTTGCCCTGGAGTCTGCGATGGACGAGTTGGCGACGGCCTGCGGCCTCGATCCAATTGACCTGCGTATACTCAACGAACCAATGGCCGATCCTGAGACGGGGCGTCCCTTCAGCAGTCGCGGCCTCGTCGCGTGCCTGCGCGAAGGAGCGCGGCGCTTCGGCTGGCAGCCGCGCAACCCCCAGCCGCGTCAGCGAAAGGACGGCTCCTGGCTTATCGGGACCGGCGTGGCCGCCTCGACGTATCCGAACTTCCAGTTTCCAGCGGCTGCGCGAGTGCGCGTTGATCCGACGGGACGGTATCGCGTTGGCATTGCGGCCTCGGACATCGGTACAGGCGCCTGGACAGCACTGAGCCAGATCGCGGCAGACGCGCTGGAGGCGCCGCTGGATCGTGTGCGCCTGGAGATTGGCGACAGCGCCCTGCCGCCAGCGGGCGTGGCTGGAGGGTCGTCGGGGACGACATCCTGGGGGTCAGCCATCGTTGATGCCGCCCGGAAGCTCCGCACGCGGCTGCACAACGAGTATGCCGATGTCGTGCCCGCCGAAGGATTGGAAGCGATTGGCGCATTCGACACGAACCCGGAGGCGCAGCGGTTCTCCATGCACGCCTTTGGCGCGCAGTTCGCCGAGGTCCACGTCAATGACACTACCGGCGAGGCCCGCGTACCCCGGCTGCTGGGAGTCTTCGCCGTCGGGCGCGTCATCAACCCGAAGACCGCGCGCTCGCAACTCCTGGGTGGCATGACTATGGGCCTTTCGATGGCGCTGCACGAGCAGAGCGTCCTGGACCCGCGCTTTGGCGATTACGTGAACCATGATTTTGCGGAATACCACATCGCCACCAACGCCGACGTGGGTACCATTGACGTGACCTGGATCGACGAGGAGGATCGACATTTCAACCCTATGGGCGCCAAAGGGCTGGGCGAGATCGGGATCGTGGGAACCGCCGCCGCGATTGCCAATGCCATCTATCATGCTACCGGCATTCGTGTTCGCACCCTGCCGATCACGCTCGACACACTCCTGCGGTAAGACGGCGAGAGTGTGTCGCCGCCAGGAGACTGGCTCATCAGGCTCCTGATGGCACGAGGATTCCGCGCCCACGGAGGTTTCCAGTATCGAGGGCGTGAATCGCATCGAGCGCGGCATCGAGTGGATACACGGCTGTATGCAAAGTAACCTTGCCTTGAGCCGTCAGCGTCATCAACTCATCAAGATCATTATAGGAGCCAACAAGGTTGCCAATAAAGTTGATCTCGGTGGAGATGATGTCAATGGTGGGAACCCGTAACGTCCCCCCATACCCAATGATGAAATGCGATCCAGCACGCCGGAGCATTTGGACGGCATCCTGTTCTGCGCCTTGTTCGCCTACGAAGTCGATCACCGCTTCGGCCCCCTGGCCGCCGGTGATCTCTTTGACCTTTGCGACGTGGCTGCCATCAGCGAGTACCTGATAATCGGCTCCCCAGCTTTTCGTCAGCGCCAGCGCAGCAGAGGAGCGATCAAGCACAATGATCTCTGCTGGTGTCAGTGCTTTGAGGCACTGGATACCAATATGGCCCAGGCCACCAGCGCCAATGACGACGACCTTCGTACCAGGATAAAGGAGCGCAGAAGCCTTCTTCACCGCGTGATAAGCAGTGAGACCAGCATCAGCCAGGGCGGCAATATCCTTCGGCTGGAGCGTTGGATTCAACTTGACGACGGCCCGTGCATTGGTTTTCAAGAAATGGGCCATACCACCGTCAACAGAAATGCCTGGAAAACTGGCATTGACGCAGTGCATATCATTGCCCGCGCGACAGGCGCGGCAGAGGCCACAGGACACGAGCGGGTGGACGATCACCGTATCACCAACGGCCACATTGCTCACGGCTGAGCCAACTGCATGGACCCAGCCAGCATTTTCATGACCCAGGATATAGGGTAAAGTCACACCGGATTTTTCAGCCCACTGCCCTTCGATGATATGCAAGTCTGTGCGGCACAAGCCTGCGCCGCCGATGCGCACGATCACATCAAAGGCGCCTGTTATCTTTGGCTCGGCCACTTCTTCGATGACCGGCATCTGTTCATACTGATGTAAACGAACCGCCTGCATACAAGCCCTCCTTATTCGTCATCATCTGGCGCGCTGCTTCCCCCATAACGGGTTTGGAACAAGCCCTTGCACAACGATGTATTCAGCACGATATTCATGCGAACAGAGCGCGAACGCCGCAGAAACTGGGGCAATTCCCCTGTTTGCAGTGGCTTCCCCTGGTCATCAATCATCAGGGGATCACCCGGCGCGTGAGGCAGGCCAAGCGCGACCCGGCGCTGCTGGTAGATGCTGCCGCTGCGCCCGGCGCGCTCTAAACAATACTCACGTCCACCGGCAGTGACAAACGCCGCATTCATCGGTTCATCAACGCGCATGTCTTCCACACGCAAGGCTGCAATCGTGGCCTCATCCAGCCCCAGCTTCATCATCTGGCGCAACAGGGTATCCTGGCGCATAAGAAAGCCCTTGCGTAAGAAGACGCGCCTCAACTCTTCCAGATGTTCGTCCTCAGATCCCTCGCCCGGAAATGCCTCGGAGAATGATTGGCCCTGATTGACACCACTGGTCACTTCGTCTTCTGCACAGTGGTCAAGCAGGACAACGCGGACATTGCGCACTCCCGTGACGCTGCTGGCCCGTTTGCGCAGGTCTGCCGCCATCAAATAGGCGAAGTTTGGCGCGCACCAGTAGGTTGGGAGTTTAAAGGTAATCGAGACATCCGACCCTGTTACCTCCACGCGGTCAATGAAACCGAGGTTGACCAGTGGCTCATCTAGTTCGGGGTCTAGAACGTCTGCAATGGCCTGGTAGATGCTGTCCTCAGTGATCTCTGAGGAGGAGGAAGCTTCGGTGGCGATCATGAAACTGCTCCCCTAGTATGATTGGTCTCCTGCCCATCATCCGCAGCAGTGCCGCCAGCATCCCACAGAGCCATCCCAGAGGCGCTGCGGTAAGGCTAGCTGCACTGCAACGGCGAGATCAAGGGTCTACCCGTGAGAGCCTGTCGAGCGACCGGGGGTGCTGTGCAGTGCGACAGCTTGTTTCGACAATGAATCATCCTTGATCCTGGCCCCGGCAGCATCCACATCAATATTGTAGAGACGCGCGGCATTGAGGCCGAGAATCTTGCGCCTGGTTTCCAGGTCCATCTTCACATTAAACTCAGCCTGGAGATCCTCTGGAATCTGGAAAGCCATAAACTTCTCGATGAGCCACTTTGGCTCCCAGATCGCGTAGTCACTCCCGAAGAGGATTTTATCTGGCCCGATCCAGAAGAGGAGGTTCGCCATCACTTCGGCGAAGTAGCGTGGACGAGGATGTATGAAAGGAAGGACCACCGCCAGGCCAGCATAGACATTGCTTTCCTGCGTGGCAATCCAGCAGAAATCCTCAAGGCGCGGCAGCCCGCAGTGCTCAACGATGAAGTTCAGGTCAGTGAACTCAGAAGCCGCATCATCCACATCGGCCACATCAAAGGCGTCGCGGTTCAGCGGGTAAATCGTTGGCCCTTTGTGTACGTGGATATTGGTAATACCAAGCTTGACACACTCAGCCAGGAAGCGATACGACTCAGGATCAGAGAGTTTGTAGCCCTTGGAACCACCTCGCCACTCTGCGGTGTACAGCTTGACCCCTTTGATATCCCATTCCCCCTTTTGGCGGCGCAAGTAGTCTAATCCAGCCTCACCCTCGCGTGGATCAAAGGCCCCGTTGAGGATATACCGGTCGGGGTAAGCTTTTTTCATCACGCTGTTCTGCTCAATCGTGTTGAAGCCATTTTTGTAGAAGTCGGTCAAATAGGTGGGCTGGAGAACGGCAAGATCAACGTAGCCTTTGACGAACTGGTCGTGTACCATGTCATCTGGAGAGTACTTCTCATAATGCTCCAGAGTCCAGACATATTCGGGAGGAGAAAGGTTTTTGTGATAGGCATAGAAGCAATCAATCCAGCCCCGGCCATATTTGTTGGCCTGGTTTTCGGGGCTGGCATCCCAAAGATGGGAGTGCGCGTCAATGACAAATACCCCGTCTCCATTGTCGGTTCGATACATATCCGGTGTACCTCCTGTTCCTGCCTAGCTTGCTGCTCAAAGGACTGCACCTGATCGCAGAACGAGTACGCAAACACCAAGAAGACCCATCATCGTTGGTGAGAAACGGGCCATCTTCCCTGTGGCGTGGGTACGTAACGGAGAAATGTACGTGACGAACTAAGAGGAATGGATTAAGAGGGACATAAAGCAGGATGCGATGAAACCAGATCAAGGAACTTCGTGAGCAAGTATACCATAAGGATAGCAGGTTTTGTAGTGGTCGGATGATACGGAAATCGCAGCCCTTCCCGTTTCGATTCCCTCCCGACCTCAAAGGGGCAGACACCATTTTCGCAGCATACAGACGTTAACAGATTGGCACATACGCCCTCGGACGGCGCTCCAAGAGGCACGAAGAGGCGTCGCCCTGTTATCAAGCGAGCGATTAAGCACACTAGCAACCGCCTTGAGTCACTCCCGAATGGCGCGGGCTTCGTATGTGCTGATGGCGGGCAGACAACTGAGAAAGGCCGTCAGATATTCAGGGTCACTCGGACGAAGCGTGATCAGCCCAAAATAGCACATACTCCCCTCAGGGAAGATCTCATACCCCTCGTCGTCATCCTCCGCCCCGAAGGCGAACTGTCGCTCTCGCACGACAAGTTCCCGCTGCAAAAGCTCCTTCAACTGCGCTACGGCGTGTGGATCGCCCTCCTCAGAGAGTGTGCCATCTGCGCCCATAAACGCTACCACCTGGCCTGTCTTCAGGTCATGGATGCTATAATTTTTTGCGACAGACATTGGTTGCCCTTTGGCCTTTCCTGGAAAGCACCGAAACATTCCTGCTCTGCCCAAACGCGACCGTTGGCA from Ktedonobacterales bacterium harbors:
- a CDS encoding xanthine dehydrogenase family protein subunit M translates to MMPFTYERASDAASAVARLAQAPTGVFLGGGTNLIDHMKLGVAQPDLLVDITHLPYNRIEPLPDGGVRIGALVRNSDLAADHTIRQHYPVLAQALLDGASGQLRNLATMGGNLLQRTRCVYFQDVSKPCNKRVPGSGCPARAGYHRELAILGASEACIATHPSDMAVALAALDAIVRVQGVSGERAIPLVNFYRLPGADPQRDTVLTHGELITAIDLPPLSFAARSRYRKVRDRASYAFALVSVAAALDVADGTVRDVRLALGGVAHMPWRAKKAEAMLRGAPASEETFQRAAEAELAAAQPLPGNAFKAPLARNILVRMLLDLTEENRS
- a CDS encoding xanthine dehydrogenase family protein molybdopterin-binding subunit codes for the protein MTLGVQLPPRAIGASLDRIDGPLKVTGAAKYAYEYPVEGITYVFPVQSTIARGRVVSFDASAARALTGVVTILSHENATRLAALDDAGLAVFQSDAIAYRGQFVAAVVAETLEVARQAASLVAVRYEEQPHDVELRADRSDLYKPENISGLYETDTTQGAVETALASSPISLDHTYTTPAEHNNPLEPHATLAVWSDNSVTLYDANQGADGIRDDVARAFRLPPEQVRVIAPYVGGAFGSKALTHPHVMLTVMAAQRAGRPVKLALTRQQMFALVGYRTPTIQRVRLGADRNGQLTAIAHDVVEQTSTLHEFAEPTAVATRMMYAAPNQRTTHRVARLDLPANSWMRAPGECPGMFALESAMDELATACGLDPIDLRILNEPMADPETGRPFSSRGLVACLREGARRFGWQPRNPQPRQRKDGSWLIGTGVAASTYPNFQFPAAARVRVDPTGRYRVGIAASDIGTGAWTALSQIAADALEAPLDRVRLEIGDSALPPAGVAGGSSGTTSWGSAIVDAARKLRTRLHNEYADVVPAEGLEAIGAFDTNPEAQRFSMHAFGAQFAEVHVNDTTGEARVPRLLGVFAVGRVINPKTARSQLLGGMTMGLSMALHEQSVLDPRFGDYVNHDFAEYHIATNADVGTIDVTWIDEEDRHFNPMGAKGLGEIGIVGTAAAIANAIYHATGIRVRTLPITLDTLLR
- a CDS encoding NAD(P)-dependent alcohol dehydrogenase yields the protein MQAVRLHQYEQMPVIEEVAEPKITGAFDVIVRIGGAGLCRTDLHIIEGQWAEKSGVTLPYILGHENAGWVHAVGSAVSNVAVGDTVIVHPLVSCGLCRACRAGNDMHCVNASFPGISVDGGMAHFLKTNARAVVKLNPTLQPKDIAALADAGLTAYHAVKKASALLYPGTKVVVIGAGGLGHIGIQCLKALTPAEIIVLDRSSAALALTKSWGADYQVLADGSHVAKVKEITGGQGAEAVIDFVGEQGAEQDAVQMLRRAGSHFIIGYGGTLRVPTIDIISTEINFIGNLVGSYNDLDELMTLTAQGKVTLHTAVYPLDAALDAIHALDTGNLRGRGILVPSGA
- a CDS encoding iron-sulfur cluster assembly protein yields the protein MIATEASSSSEITEDSIYQAIADVLDPELDEPLVNLGFIDRVEVTGSDVSITFKLPTYWCAPNFAYLMAADLRKRASSVTGVRNVRVVLLDHCAEDEVTSGVNQGQSFSEAFPGEGSEDEHLEELRRVFLRKGFLMRQDTLLRQMMKLGLDEATIAALRVEDMRVDEPMNAAFVTAGGREYCLERAGRSGSIYQQRRVALGLPHAPGDPLMIDDQGKPLQTGELPQFLRRSRSVRMNIVLNTSLCKGLFQTRYGGSSAPDDDE
- a CDS encoding amidohydrolase family protein, translated to MYRTDNGDGVFVIDAHSHLWDASPENQANKYGRGWIDCFYAYHKNLSPPEYVWTLEHYEKYSPDDMVHDQFVKGYVDLAVLQPTYLTDFYKNGFNTIEQNSVMKKAYPDRYILNGAFDPREGEAGLDYLRRQKGEWDIKGVKLYTAEWRGGSKGYKLSDPESYRFLAECVKLGITNIHVHKGPTIYPLNRDAFDVADVDDAASEFTDLNFIVEHCGLPRLEDFCWIATQESNVYAGLAVVLPFIHPRPRYFAEVMANLLFWIGPDKILFGSDYAIWEPKWLIEKFMAFQIPEDLQAEFNVKMDLETRRKILGLNAARLYNIDVDAAGARIKDDSLSKQAVALHSTPGRSTGSHG